The genomic DNA TGCAGCAGGGTTCCGAGCACGCGGGTGAATCGGGCAACCGCCAGATTACGAAAAATTCCTGCCAGCCCGAACTTCAACGAGCCGACTTTCCATTCCTTGATCAGCAATCCATCCAGTATTTCCCGACCACGGTCGGTTTTCAACCACCTCAGCATCAGCCAGATGCCCAGAACCAAGCCGACAAACAACGGCAACCAGTAAGATTGCAGGGTATTACTGATCGCCCTCAAAATTTGCGTCGCCCACGGCAAGCCCCGCTCGGCTTCCATGCGATCGAAAATCGTCTGAAACTTAGGCACGAAAAAGACCAGCATCACGACTGCAATAATCACACTGAAAGTGCCGACAAAGGCGGGGTAGATCATCGCTCCCATCACTTTGCCTTTGAGCTCATTCTGATGCTGCACAAATAAGGCGAGCCGTTTGAGAGCATCTTCCAGAAAGCTTCCCTCTTCCCCTGCTTCAACCAAGCTGATGACCAGCGTCGAAAATGTAGCAGGATGCCGTGCAAATGCCTGAGCGAGCGGCCTACCATCGGCGACCTGCTCACGAATGTCCGCCACAATTCCCTTTAACGTTGGATTGGCGGCCTGATCTTCAATCAGCTTCAAAGACCGCAACAACGGCACACCGGAAGTAAGCAAG from Rubinisphaera italica includes the following:
- a CDS encoding type II secretion system F family protein translates to MPDFIYKARNTSGKSVAGTLAAGDQQEALSLLGDMQLFPIRVEPAPASVMSAFTREKKVGTTALVAFYSQLADLLTSGVPLLRSLKLIEDQAANPTLKGIVADIREQVADGRPLAQAFARHPATFSTLVISLVEAGEEGSFLEDALKRLALFVQHQNELKGKVMGAMIYPAFVGTFSVIIAVVMLVFFVPKFQTIFDRMEAERGLPWATQILRAISNTLQSYWLPLFVGLVLGIWLMLRWLKTDRGREILDGLLIKEWKVGSLKFGLAGIFRNLAVARFTRVLGTLLQNGVPMLRAISIARKASGNIAIERAIESASGFVASGKSLAGPLRNSTHFSTDVVEMIAVAEESNQLERVLVEVADQLERKVQTRLATLVQLLEPVMLLGLAGFVLFILLALLLPILQSSSLV